In a single window of the Coffea eugenioides isolate CCC68of chromosome 3, Ceug_1.0, whole genome shotgun sequence genome:
- the LOC113765733 gene encoding amino acid transporter AVT1H-like encodes MWGKNWKSSGKLPCLDSDCLPHHHHHHQIANATCNEEKLAEETSNGLDACAKESKLNFEETTKDVESLADQKALEESPEENNCSFLHAVINMIGMLIGLGQLSAPYALENGGWTSAFLLVGLGILCAYGSHLLGKCLEKYPKSRDYKDIGQNAFGAKGRIIIASFIYAEIFMALVSYTISLHDNLATVFLGTHLKLSWTNLTTSQTLTVLAILVALPSLWLRDLSSISFLSTAGILMSLLIFVTVACTAIFGAVKANHSIPALKLHNIPAISGLYIFSYAGHVVFPNLHAAMKDPSKFTKVTIVSFSLVTVLYTSLAFMGAKMFGPEVNSQITLSMPRALILTKIALWATVLTPMTKYALEFAPFAIQLEQNILPRSMKSRTKMIIRGSVGSILLLVILVLALSVPYFEYVLSLTGSLVSVGICMIFPCAFYIKIFWNQISRPTLILNMILIAFGTLLGASGTISSSRLLLQNLRRAHSA; translated from the exons ATGTGGGGTAAGAATTGGAAATCCAGTGGCAAATTACCTTGCCTGGATTCTGATTGTTtacctcatcatcatcatcatcatcaaattGCAAATGCAACatgcaatgaagaaaaattAGCTGAGGAAACATCCAATGGCTTGGATGCTTGTGCAAAAGAAAGCAAGCTGAACTTTGAAGAAACTACCAAAGACGTGGAGAGTTTGGCTGATCAGAAAGCTTTAGAGGAAAGTCCTGAGGAAAACAACTGCTCTTTTCTTCATGCAGTCATCAACATGATTGGAATGCTTATAG GTCTAGGGCAATTATCAGCTCCATATGCTCTAGAAAATGGAGGATGGACTTCTGCATTCCTACTTGTAGGACTTGGGATATTATGTGCATATGGTTCTCATTTACTTGGAAAGTGTCTAGAAAAATATCCAAAATCAAGAGACTACAAAGATATTGGGCAGAATGCATTTGGAGCAAAAGGAAGAATTATAATAGCAAGTTTCATCTATGCTGAAATTTTCATGGCCCTTGTTTCTTATACCATTTCTCTACATGACAATTTGGCCACAGTTTTTTTAGGCACGCACCTAAAATTGTCATGGACAAATTTAACAACATCTCAAACCCTCACAGTTTTGGCTATATTGGTTGCACTTCCAAGCCTATGGCTAAGAgatctttcttcaatttcttttctttcaactGCTGGTATTCTCATGTCACTTCTGATTTTTGTAACTGTGGCATGCACTGCCATTTTTGGAGCTGTGAAAGCTAATCACAGCATACCAGCACTCAAGCTCCACAATATTCCTGCTATATCTGGACTTTACATCTTCAGCTATGCTGGTCATGTTGTTTTCCCAAATCTACATGCAGCCATGAAAGATCCTTCCAAGTTTACAAAG GTAACCATTGTCAGTTTCTCATTGGTCACAGTTCTATACACATCTCTAGCTTTCATGGGAGCTAAGATGTTTGGCCCTGAAGTGAATTCCCAGATCACTCTAAGCATGCCTAGAGCTCTTATTTTGACTAAGATTGCACTATGGGCAACAGTGCTAACGCCAATGACCAAATATGCACTGGAATTTGCACCATTTGCGATCCAACTAGAGCAGAATATTCTTCCTCGTTCAATGAAATCCAGAACAAAGATGATCATAAGGGGAAGTGTTGGCTCAATTCTACTCCTAGTGATACTAGTACTGGCTCTGTCTGTGCCGTATTTTGAGTATGTTCTAAGCCTTACAGGTTCCCTAGTAAGCGTGGGAATTTGCATGATCTTTCCTTGTGCCTTCTACATAAAGATATTCTGGAATCAGATATCAAGGCCTACCTTAATTCTGAATATGATTCTCATAGCATTTGGCACACTTCTTGGAGCATCTGGAACCATTTCATCTTCTAGGTTGCTTCTGCAAAACTTACGGAGAGCTCATTCAGCCTAG